Within Drosophila sechellia strain sech25 chromosome 4, ASM438219v1, whole genome shotgun sequence, the genomic segment AATCCAATCGAAAAACTTTGTGCGGACGTAAAAAAAAGGTACAATAACGAGGAACTTTGGTTTCATGGGAGATCGAGGATCAAGGATTCATGGAGCAAAATTCCTCAAAAACGGTACCAGGACTTGGTGGACTCCATGCCAAGAGGAtacgcagctgtcattgcctACAATGGTCACGCaaccaaatattaatattctttAAACATAGTTCTTAAGATATAATCCATTTGTtgaactcttattttattttttgatttagttttagcaaaatacgagaaacagtgctatttttgttaccgcCTAAACTtgaaggtttttttttgttttaccaattatttttaaaatatccaTTAGATCTTTtaccaattttattatttcgattgAAAATCATTGTAGTATTTaagattatttaaaaaaattatgaaaaaatgtcagaaaataGAGAAACGATGGGGCAAACACGAAATGTGCTTATGGTGCTATTATTGTTACCGCAACTGTAAATAACTAGAGATATGTCTAATAAAGAGATCTGATCACGAAGGCGTTCGGTTTGTGAAAATACCCGTcttccatttaattaattattcatTTATAAATAGATCAAAAGGTGGCACATGCCTATTGTCTTCATTCCAAGATATCGCAATTAATTAATAGAAagatgaaaaataataaaaaaaggtGATTTAGTTTAAAATTTATCAATATATCTGTACAAATACAATTGGTTTTATTTCCGCTTAAAACAATTTTGGGTAtccaaacatttaaaaatatgccCTCGCAAATCTCATATAGTTTGAATAGGAAATACTCGAGAAAGCCTCAGAAATCTATGCTTTAAAACGAAATTATAATCAATCAATATCTccaaaataaatggaaaacagGGCATATCAAATTTACACCAGTAAAAATTCCACAAATATAGTTTTAATCCATTCTAgctaaatttatatattcgaCCGATTATGTGTAGCCATATACACACACGATGTAGTATAAAATATAACCACTTTAAACATTACTTTTTCAATACCAATATTTAAGATAATAAGCACTAGTGCAAAGCAAGATATTGGCTTTTCCACTACAGATGAAATGGAATACGTACATGTATTCAGATGTCTACACATAAgcaaaatatgtttatatataaggtTATACAATTGCATTTAATATCAGTTTATATTTGCCATTGGTATTAACACAAAAGTTTCCCCTATTAACACATTTTGGTAATATTATTGACAAAAACAATCCAGTTTATTGTGACGTCTCGACTTTTCACTAAATGAAACACACAACTACAAAATGGTGGATATTAATTCGATCAATAATCGGCAACAACGATATACATGCTTATATCTTGTCCCGTAGTCCATATAATGTGATGTTTTCCCTTACAGGGTATACGCACTAATACGCATTAgtcatatattttaatattaacgCGCATATATCTACATTCTGAGAGTTAGATCAATGCCATGAGATAAAATAACATTCTTTATAATGAAGGTGTTACAgctaaaaaaacaaaatgcgtggctaaataaaattttatgctTCGACTTACTaggtttattttaaaatagtatttttttttaaacatacTACATAATTACTTTATTGACGCACAGGTCCTTGATGTATATTTTTGAATAGtttaaaatacaaatcaaTAAACAATTGTGGTATATTCTGTAAGGttcttaatatattttaatttttattttttgccattcTTGAATCAATAGAATGTTGTGTGCCAACATATAATCCTAAAAGTTTAAACTGAAATGCAATTCCAtagtaaaacattttttagtATTATTCTTCCcattattgttttgatttttgtcGGTCGACCAGTTGCACAACGACTATATTAATGAAAATACAATGACGACGCAACTGACGGAAGGACATGGTAAACACCCAAAATCCCACCCTTTCAagaaaatttttaaagaacATGTTTTGTGCAGTTGCTCGGAGGATTTCAATTCAATCGGATGTGGTCTGTGCAACTGCCGCATTACAGTTCAACGGTAAAATATTGACATAAAACATCTAACTGGAAATTGTCGATCTAACATTATCGATAGTATTTCCAAAGTGTGGCCCAGCTAGATACACATATAAAAGGCAAATGTTTTAAGggcaaaaattcgaaaatgaAATCACTGAAGAATTCTGGTATATAATCGGCTGTATGCGATATTGGCAATTATATCACataatttctatttatttaatcTCCACGGAATTTGTTGTAATTTGTGTAAGATAAACCTTAAACGGAAATGGATACATTTGACGTTTCTGATAGGAACAGGTAATTTAAGATCAAGATTGAACCAAAAACTATCAATTTTTTAACATCCAAATGTGTTCTTAATAGCTGGTACTTTGGTCCCATGTCTAGACAGGATGCTACCGAAGTTTTGATGAACGAACGGGAGCGGGGAGTATTTTTGGTCCGTGATAGTAACTCGATAGCAGGGGATTATGTACTTTGTGTAAGGTAAGTAAACAATATTAATACATTAAGACTTTTATTGCGTACTCATCGTTTGATTTCTATTAGCTTattcttattttaaaaattaaacttaaaattgTATATAGTGAGAAATAATTAATGTCTGCCTTTCCTAATCGCAGTTTACCATGAAGGTTTATATAGAAATTCCTGTGTTTCCATTGCAAGCATGTATACgtgttatatatatacataaaatatttatttgtaattttcaaatataaacaaatt encodes:
- the LOC6620290 gene encoding adapter molecule Crk isoform X3 — translated: MDTFDVSDRNSWYFGPMSRQDATEVLMNERERGVFLVRDSNSIAGDYVLCVSMTIIWMKMLLTKTNLPFRDLAMYLKVLLKEQI
- the LOC6620290 gene encoding adapter molecule Crk isoform X4 — translated: MDTFDVSDRNSWYFGPMSRQDATEVLMNERERGVFLVRDSNSIAGDYVLCVRIKMIYLFKEVKF